From Impatiens glandulifera chromosome 7, dImpGla2.1, whole genome shotgun sequence:
CCTCATCAAGCGCCGCCGCCAACTCCGCCGCCGCAGCCACAAGGCCCACAACCAATAAAAATGGCACCAGACCAAGAAAAGAACAACAATATAAACACCCGACACATGTCCCGACCAAACAACACCCCACGAGGTATAATCATCTGCACAGCCATCATCCTTATCTTATCCGGTATAACCATCTTCACCCTCTGGTTCATCTACCATCCCAAAAACCCATCATTCACCATCGTCGGCGCCGCCGTCTACGCCCTAATCCTAACACCATCGCCACTCTCCTCCATTTCCACCTCCATGCAATTCAACATCCTAATAAAAAACCCAAACAAGCGCGTCTCCATCTTCTACGATCGCCTCACCACCTTTATATCTTACCACGATCAAACCATAACTCCTCCGTTCGAATTACCACCGGTGTTTCAAGAAAAACAGGGCACGGTGGCACTGTCGCCGGTGATCGGAGGAGGAAATCCGGTGCCGGTATCGGCGGAGGCTTTGAATGGGTTGAGCTTGGATGTTGAAGGATATGGAGTTATGCAGTTGGGAGTGGTGGTGGTTGGGAAGTTGAGATGGAAGATTGGATTATTTACAACGGGAAAGAAATCGGTTCATGTTCGGTGTGACGTGGCGGTTAGTGTTAAGAATGGATCTTATGGTCAAGTTCCTTTATTGCCTTCTCCTAATTCATGTCATgttaatgtataatttatttaataaaaaaatatcatctttTTAAAAAGAGGTTACTTTAGCATTTGGGTATAGCATCTTTCTTTTTCACCTTCTTTCTTTTGTTATTACCAAGCTAATTGGAATCATGTTCTacattaattttactttttttatttattaaaagataatGATACTATCCttatttcaaaaactttattttttatttctataaattaaGTTATACTTTCTTGGAAAAATTAGTACCACTTCAGGtgtatttacaaaaaaatatctGAATGAAATA
This genomic window contains:
- the LOC124910006 gene encoding NDR1/HIN1-like protein 1, with protein sequence MEDQPHQAPPPTPPPQPQGPQPIKMAPDQEKNNNINTRHMSRPNNTPRGIIICTAIILILSGITIFTLWFIYHPKNPSFTIVGAAVYALILTPSPLSSISTSMQFNILIKNPNKRVSIFYDRLTTFISYHDQTITPPFELPPVFQEKQGTVALSPVIGGGNPVPVSAEALNGLSLDVEGYGVMQLGVVVVGKLRWKIGLFTTGKKSVHVRCDVAVSVKNGSYGQVPLLPSPNSCHVNV